From Sardina pilchardus chromosome 9, fSarPil1.1, whole genome shotgun sequence, a single genomic window includes:
- the LOC134092260 gene encoding thyrotropin subunit beta-like, with product MAASGPASAFLSTVLCLLLRLAVPMCVPTEYTLYVEKHECDFCVAINTTICVGFCFSRDSNVKELAGPRFLHQRGCAYQEVEYHTAVLPGCARHADSLFTYPVARSCHCGTCSTYSDDCAQHKTRSVGSGQCSKPLWHLYPYPDQSNYIQYD from the exons ATGGCTGCGTCAGGACCTGCGTCTGCTTTCCTCAGCACTGTGCTGTGCCTGCTGCTCCGTCTGGCCGTGCCCATGTGTGTTCCCACCGAGTACACGCTGTACGTGGAGAAGCACGAGTGCGACTTCTGCGTggccatcaacaccaccatctgCGTGGGCTTCTGTTTCTCCAGG GACAGCAACGTGAAAGAGCTGGCTGGGCCTCGTTTCCTGCACCAGAGGGGTTGCGCCTACCAGGAAGTGGAGTACCACACGGCCGTGCTGCCCGGCTGTGCCCGCCACGCCGACTCCCTCTTCACCTACCCCGTGGCCCGGAGCTGCCACTGCGGCACCTGCAGCACCTACAGTGACGACTGTGCCCAGCACAAGACTCGCAGTGTGGGCAGCGGACAGTGCTCCAAACCCCTGTGGCACCTCTACCCCTACCCTGACCAGAGCAACTACATCCAGTACgactga